TATTTACCGACAATGCTCATCGATGTAGCATCATATCTTTCACCATGGACGGCTCCAATCGGTACGATTGACTCCAATTTGCGCATATCTTCCATCGATAACTTTACGGCGGCGGCGGCCACGTTCTGTTCCAGGTTTTTAACTTTCCTTGTACCGGGGATGGGTACATGGCCGTTCGCCAGTACCCAGGCAACCGCCAGCTGGGCCGGGCTGATTCCCTTTTCCTTCGCCATTTCTCCAAGTGCGTTTGCCAGCGTTACGTTTTTCATCAGTTGATCCCCCTGGAAGCGAGGCATATTCCTGCGAAAATCACCCGGGGGCAAATCTTGTTCACGCTGGATGCTGCCTGTCAGGTATCCCCTGCCGAGCGGCGAATAGGCCACCAGGCCGATGCCCAACTGATTAAGCGTATCAATAATACCCTCCTCTTCAATACTGCGCTCGAAAATAGAATATTCTGATTGCAGCGCTGTAACGGGGTGTACAGCGTGTGCGCGGCGTATGGTATCGCTTCCCACTTCCGACAGGCCAATGTACTTCACCTTACCTTCCTTTACAAGGTCGGACATTGCCCCCACTGTTTCTTCGATAGGCGTATTAGGATCCAGGCGATGCATGTAATACAAATCTATATAGTCTGTGTTAAGTGCCCTCAAAGAGCGTTCTACCGCCGACTTTACATAGCTCTTTTTGCCATTGATCTGCCAGGTAAGCTGCTCGTCCGCATCGATTTCATAGCCAAACTTCGTTGCGATGGTGTACCGATGCCTTTTTCCTGCCACTGCTTTAGCAATCAGACGCTCGTTCAGATTAGGTCCATATGTGTCTGCCGTATCGAGGAAGCTCACACCCAGCTCCAGCGAGCGATGTAATGTGGCTATTGCTTCCGACTCGTCGGAGGCCCCGTATACTTCCATACCGCTCGTAAAAACAGTCATACCCATACAACCCAGGCCAATCTGCGAAACGGTTAATCCCTGGCTCCCCAGTTTCCTTTGTTCGATATTGCTCATCTCTTTTCGTTTTTGTTCACACAAAGGTGCGACCATGCGTGACGGGAAAAGTAGCGCGATCTACGGGAGTTGTATCCAAATCTATGTTTCGGGAAGACTTGCGCATTTTCCGAATATCGCTTAACTTGACCATACCGACAGGTTCCACTTTTATGATTAACACGTCGCTGTATGACCGAGAAAGAGATTGAAAACAAAAAAGGATCTCACAAAAACATCTGGTATGGTATTGGCCGACACCGTATCGAGATCCCAAAGACCGTTTTAAAAGCACAGGTGCAGAACAACAACCTGATGAAGCACCTGCACATCCGCTCCATCGGGTACTATCCGAAAGCGCAGGACCACTACACTTACCGCAAAAAAGGATTACCGGAGAGTTTTATCTTTTATTGCGTGGACGGCCACGGCTGGTTCCAGGTAAAGGGAAAACGATATGAAGTAGGGCCCAACGAATTCTTTATCCTTCCGCATAATACCGAACATGCTTATGGCAGTAGTGAAGATTCGCCCTGGAGTATTTACTGGATTCACTTTGGCGGGGAGTCGCTGCAGGAATTTAATGATATGTTAACCGTGCAGAAACACTTCGAACCGATGTATATCAAGAATAATGGCGATATTATCCCGCTGTTTAACAAGATTTACAAAACACTCGAACTGGGCTACAGCCTTGATAATCTGCACTTCGCCAACATGTGCCTGGTGCAGTTCATCAACCTGTTCATCTACAACACGCGCCATTACGAGGCGAGTATGACGGATAAGTCTGACTGCGTGGACAATGCCATCCTGTATATGCAGGAGCGTATTAATGATAAGATATCGCTGGACGAGCTGGTGAAACAGTTCAACTATTCCGTCTCGCGTTTCTCCAATCTTTTTAAACAGAAGACGGGTTATGCGCCCATTGATTATTTTGTGCAACTGAAAATGCAAAAGGCTTGTCAGCAGCTGGATTTTACGAACCGTTCGGTGAAAGATATCGCTTTTAGTATTGGGTTCGACGACCCGTATTACTTTTCGCGCCGTTTCCGGGCGGTAATCGGGATGTCGCCTAAGAAATACCGTTTACTGAACAACGACCAGCGTAAATCACCGGCCTGAGGCCACCAACACCGTTAAAACAAACACATGATAACCATTTTAAAGAGCCGTGCACTAACGGCTTTGTTACTTTGCTTTACCCTGGCTGCCGCGCAGCCCCTCGCCGCAAAAGTGCGGCTCCCCTACTTCTTTGGAGACAATATGGTGCTGCAACAACAAACAGATGCCGCCATCTGGGGTTGGGCGCAACCCGGTAGTATGGTAAAACTTACGACCTCCTGGAATAAAAAGTCGTACACGCAAAAGGCCGATGCCAATGGTAAGTGGAAGTTGAAAGTCGCTACACCCGTAGCGGGCGGACCTTACAACATTACGATTTCTGACGGCACGGCGCTCACCCTCAACAACGTATTGATCGGTGAGGTTTGGCTTTGCAGCGGGCAGTCTAACATGGATATGCCGATGAAAGGCTTTCGTGACCAGCCAATACAAGGATCGAACGACGCTGTATTTAATAGCGCTAATGATAAGATCAGGTTGTTCAGCATGCCTCGCTCCGTACAGCTACACGCCCAGGACACGGCTAAAAGCAGCAGCTGGAAGGCCGCCAGTCCGGAATCTGTCGCTAACTTCAGTGCAGCAGGTTATTATTTCGGGCGGATATTACAGCAACGTTTAAACGTACCCGTTGGACTGGTATGCATTACATATGGCGGGTCGCCGGCTGAAGCTTTTATGAGCGGCAAGGCACTGGAAGCATTCCCCGATATTCCTGTTCCGGTTGCAGACACCCCGAAGCTGACTAACAAGAACGCCACTACGCTTTATAACGGTATGCTGCATCCTTTCATTGGTTACGCCATCAAAGGCTGCCTTTGGTACCAGGGCGAATCGAACGCCGATCGCCCCGATCAGTATGAAACGTTGTTTCCCGCGATGGTAAAGTCCTGGCGCGAAGAGTTCGGGATTGGCGACTTCCCTTTCTATTTTGTACAGATTGCGCCCTTCCGTTACACGACGCTGCCTGATGCGGAACAAGGAAAACGTAATTCCGCTTACCTCCGCGACGCACAACGTAAAGCGGCGCATGCCATTCCGAACAGTGGCATGGTCGTAGTCATGGATGTGCCGGATGAAAAGAATATTCACCCTGCAAACAAAGAAGTAATCGGCAAACGTTTTGCCTATATGGCTTTGGCGAAAACCTATGGACACAAAGGTTTTGGCTACACCAGCCCGGATTTCGATTCGCTGTTGGTAAATGGGAATACTGCCACGATCAAATTTAAAGATGCGCCCAACGGGCTCACTTCATTTGGAAAACCATTGCAAGGTTTCGAGGTCGCCGGTGCGGACAAAAAATTCTATCCCGCGAAAGCGGTGATCAAAACCGGCACCGTGCAAGTGTCAGCGGCGGAGGTAGCTACACCAGTGGCCGTACGTTATGCGTTCAGGGATTTCACTGTTGGTGATCTGTTTAGCACAGAAGGTTTCCCAGTATCGAGTTTCCGGACAGATAACTGGTAGTATATTTTTCGGATAGCGTGGGAGTGAATCTCCCACGCTATTCTTATTTGAGCATCACCTCTACGCGGTGCGCCTCCGTTGCGGGCTCCACTTGCAGGTAGACGACCTTTCCATCTTTGAGTGTTGCTTCCACCGTTGTTTGTCGGGGTGCGTGTAGTTTGAAGTGGACATCCTTATCTCCCGGCCAGCCTGGGAATAGCAGGATACGATCTCCGTCCGTCTGCAACAGCATTTCCTGT
This genomic interval from Chitinophaga horti contains the following:
- a CDS encoding AraC family transcriptional regulator, with product MTEKEIENKKGSHKNIWYGIGRHRIEIPKTVLKAQVQNNNLMKHLHIRSIGYYPKAQDHYTYRKKGLPESFIFYCVDGHGWFQVKGKRYEVGPNEFFILPHNTEHAYGSSEDSPWSIYWIHFGGESLQEFNDMLTVQKHFEPMYIKNNGDIIPLFNKIYKTLELGYSLDNLHFANMCLVQFINLFIYNTRHYEASMTDKSDCVDNAILYMQERINDKISLDELVKQFNYSVSRFSNLFKQKTGYAPIDYFVQLKMQKACQQLDFTNRSVKDIAFSIGFDDPYYFSRRFRAVIGMSPKKYRLLNNDQRKSPA
- a CDS encoding aldo/keto reductase — translated: MSNIEQRKLGSQGLTVSQIGLGCMGMTVFTSGMEVYGASDESEAIATLHRSLELGVSFLDTADTYGPNLNERLIAKAVAGKRHRYTIATKFGYEIDADEQLTWQINGKKSYVKSAVERSLRALNTDYIDLYYMHRLDPNTPIEETVGAMSDLVKEGKVKYIGLSEVGSDTIRRAHAVHPVTALQSEYSIFERSIEEEGIIDTLNQLGIGLVAYSPLGRGYLTGSIQREQDLPPGDFRRNMPRFQGDQLMKNVTLANALGEMAKEKGISPAQLAVAWVLANGHVPIPGTRKVKNLEQNVAAAAVKLSMEDMRKLESIVPIGAVHGERYDATSMSIVGK
- a CDS encoding sialate O-acetylesterase, yielding MITILKSRALTALLLCFTLAAAQPLAAKVRLPYFFGDNMVLQQQTDAAIWGWAQPGSMVKLTTSWNKKSYTQKADANGKWKLKVATPVAGGPYNITISDGTALTLNNVLIGEVWLCSGQSNMDMPMKGFRDQPIQGSNDAVFNSANDKIRLFSMPRSVQLHAQDTAKSSSWKAASPESVANFSAAGYYFGRILQQRLNVPVGLVCITYGGSPAEAFMSGKALEAFPDIPVPVADTPKLTNKNATTLYNGMLHPFIGYAIKGCLWYQGESNADRPDQYETLFPAMVKSWREEFGIGDFPFYFVQIAPFRYTTLPDAEQGKRNSAYLRDAQRKAAHAIPNSGMVVVMDVPDEKNIHPANKEVIGKRFAYMALAKTYGHKGFGYTSPDFDSLLVNGNTATIKFKDAPNGLTSFGKPLQGFEVAGADKKFYPAKAVIKTGTVQVSAAEVATPVAVRYAFRDFTVGDLFSTEGFPVSSFRTDNW